The Lolium rigidum isolate FL_2022 chromosome 1, APGP_CSIRO_Lrig_0.1, whole genome shotgun sequence region ttgcgccggcggccgcgccgAGACGAGGGATTGGGCgctcgggcggcgacgcggaAGGGGAAGTTTCAGTGCGGGGGTTTTCTCGCGCGTGGatgagcgatgccgcgcgctgtagccggtGCACAAAGTATGCCGCTCGCGATAGCGCAAACCTGCCCGCGTCCTAAAACATTTACAGCGCCACGCGGTTTGCAGCGCCTGCTGGAAGGCCTATTTTCCTCCCGGGCGCTGCAAACCGgcagtttttatgccgcgcggacgttttagcgcgcctgttggagatgctcttagtttctTCATTACCATCTTCACCACTGCAGCTGTCAACTGTCATTAACCAATTCTAAAGTAGCATAACTTTTATCAACCACTGCTAATTGCACTTGATTTGGGCATTTGTGTCCTCGGCTATATTTGCCCCCACACTTGAGGCATTCTCCCCTAGCACGCTTGTGTGCTCTGAGATTATCATTTTTGGGCAACACAACAGGTATTGCAGCCACCTGCTTGTCCTTGTCCTTGTCCGTTTCCACTAGGTGTTGGCTCAATTTGCCAGCAACAGGTTAGTTGTGCCACTTCTTGTTTTCATAACGGCCTTTCTTATACTACCTTCATCCTAAAGTTTAAGCTTTTTtttaagtcaaactatgttaagttagaCTATTTtttatcattaacatgcaaaatataaaatcaatatcattagatagataaaatATATTTCATATGGTATCAACAaaatatcatatatatatatatagattatTTTAAAGGTTTGGTCAAACGTTACTTGATTTGACTTTTTTTAGAAGTATAAACCTTAAGCTCTGGAATGGTGCTAGTAGTTAGCCAATTGAGCTTCCCGGGAAATAGCAGCATTTTTTCCCGAACCATGCCGGTGATATGACGCTACAAATTTATATACACTAGATGaccggttgcgctatcgcgcaaacggCAGAATTAGGTGAGGATTAAAATCATAAGTTTTAGCTTATTTTAATATTAAGAATTAGCCAAAAAATCACTGGTTTAGTATATCACAGAAACACTATTCCATCGAGGTGTTGCAGGAAGATATGACAATTTATTACGCTATCACACTATTTTTTTCAgctattatgcttttgtataagTTCAGAACCCTTGAGCAATGGCGCTGCGGCTTAGTGGTGGAGGTCAACATCGACTCCAAGGAAAATATTTATGAACTACATACTTTTAGTATATATCTCTAACAACTTGTATTTCTTCACCACCGGTACATTGTTCAATTGGAGGTAGCTCTCTTGTGAGTGCAGCAACTGCGATACGAGCAGGCCTTGTAGTAGATTAGTAGCCGACGAAAAGAAGGGTGATCTCAGATATGTGAGACAAAGGCACTTGCTTATATGTCAGCTCCATCAAAGGTTCTGCTCTTAAAAAGAGCGAGCAGCAGCCTTACTCGTGGCCTCACTGCAAGTTGAGGGAATGAATGGAGTCAAAATATATCAGAGAATCTCAAAGCTCTATAAAGATAATAGGATTTAGAATTCATCTTCCTCCAACGATGATGGATTTCAAACAGGGTAACCATAAAAGATTCCAGAAACAGCATCATTACCTTAATGCCTTCTTGACCTCATTGCTCGCAGGGTCGAGTCTCAGCGCCTCCTGGAACGCACCAACTGCTCCTCGGTAGTCCTGTACATGGAGGAACGAGATTACAGCAAGTCAGACACAGGTTGAGAGACTGAATTAGATTGAAAGGTTAGATTTTGATACAGGAGTTATACCTCCATGAAACTGAGAGCTGAGCCCTGTCGGTACCATGCCTTGGCCCAACCAGGGCGCAGTGTTTTGCACTGCCGAGCGTCTAGCAAAGCTCTGTCCCCTTCTCGCATCCGCAGCCAGCAGAGGCTCCGGTTGGCATACAGGGTGGCATCAAGAGGGTCTATCTCCATCACCTGCAGCAGCAACCAGCAAGGATGGCGCTCAGCTTCGCATGATTTTGTCTTGCTATGGTAAATTGGTGTAACAGGCTCATTGGAGAATATTGTTGTGTTTCAGTTGGTTTTAATGTAAGAAAAGCACATATAAACAGTTGTTGGGCTTAGGCTGCATTCGGCATTGTGGTGCATGATGATAATCTAGCTTATCTAACCAGCTGCTGTctattttactgttttcttcactTATTCATCTCCTttcaaaaaagaaagaacttATCCTTCCACCCACAGGCACAGTGGGACCTACCACCCCTAGTCGCCTCTGCACCTGCTCCTCCCTCATACTTAGGCATGACCGCTTAGTAGAGAGAGGCCGGAGAGGAGAAGCAATGAGGAACTCATGGGATTTTCGACTTGAGTGGACAAAATTACTGAATGGTGAGCGAATAAAACAGGTAGATGGATGCAAACGGCCGAAGCAGGGATGCAGTCAGAGTGGCAAAATCATTAAAGAAAATGATGAAAGTGCAGTATTTTCATAATTAGCCAAAAAAGCAGGGGTGCAGTCAGAGTTTCTAAAGCAATTGCCATAACTACCCTATAAAATATGTTCAGCAAAGCACAGTTTAGCAACGACAAGCAAATGAAGGTCATTGCAGAATTAAGTGTTAACTATTATTACTCCAtcatctttttctttttctctttcttttttttttcactcCATCATGGTTTGGATGCCTAGGCGCCTAATGCGGCTGTTTTTCTAAGGCGGAGGGGGAGCGCTTGGACGCCTAAGCGTCGCTTAGGCGTCGCCTgcgacgcctttaaaaccatgcacTCCATCATCATGTTTGTAAGGCAGGAAAACCTTTACAACCATttcaactaaaaccatgaatcatcagACAATCTTATGAACGATCATTAAGCAAATAGTTGTATTACCACAGAGAAATCTGAAGTTCACCGCAGTTTAAATCATGAACCTGATATTTCAGAATTAGTATTTTGTTTGCAACTCTCTCTTGTATTGTTCCAAACAAGTACTACACCGGTTCATACGCTCACCATTCCGTAGTAGTACATTGCTGTAAAGTAGTCCTGCTTCACAAATGCTTCCTTTCCTTTTGACTTCAGGTCAACTATTCTTTCTTCCGCGGAAACAACATCCTGAAAGGGGCGGCATGTTGAGTTGAACTTCAAAGGCATAGCAAATGCCGGTTTAGGCATCACTGTAAGTGTTACAGTTGGAAAATGCGTCCCTTAGTACAAATACACAAAATAATAACCATGATACTTCTCTGCAGGAAGTGCCCATATGACCAGCACAACTGAAGCTTGTGTGGAATTTTGCTATTGAGAAATTGCCGAAATTCAGTAGAAAATTCAATTGAGGTATAACATCATTCGTTCTAATACCTGAAGGATATCTGGAACACTGTGTCCAATGAGTTCCTAATGTCTATCATTTATTCATTTATTAAGAATACAGGCTTGCAGAGAGAACATGGAGGCAACAATATAAGTGATGTTGCCATGTGTCAAATAACATATTTTCTGAGGATATTTTTTCGAagtgaaaataaataaagaaacaaAGGATACAAGATAAAGGGGCCACTGAATACAGGTCACGTGTGAGTGCAGTGTGAAATATTTTCAAGGAAAATGCAACATAGAGCATCCAAGAGCATCACAAATTACTCAGATCAAAATTGAATGTACAGGTTACTCTAGAATGATCAGAATACACAACCAGGATGACAAACTTACCATATTCAACCGATCAGAATACACAACCAGGATGATCCCAAAATGCATCCACTCCTGATCTCTTGGACGGATAAGCTCTTCAGCTGGTGCCAGCGAGTTAAGCTCGTAATAGGAACCATACATGAAGATCGCAAGAAGTTGCTACATGTGATGAAATGGATCGATTATTATAGTTCATCATCAAACCGTCAAATGCTTGGTCAGTAGCACATATTGCATACTATAGATTCTAGGGAGCAAATTGTGCCAATATACATGAGAAGAAAGGGGATAAATAGAGATGGTGAGAATGGGTATACCTGCAACAACGATGGACTCCACGAACACTAATGCTGGGGTGTAAGAATCCAAAGCCTGGCTGCAAAATAGAATTAAATTAGCGAGGAAGGAATAAGATGGACATATGTACTCTAAAACAGGAAATGTTCAGAAAAAATATTATCTAAATTCAGTTTCCAGCTTCCTTTTCACAGGCCATCATAGGCTGGCAATGTGGCGTCCCGCTTCATCCCGCAAAAATGAAACTAAAACAAAAGTATAGAAATGGATCTCAGGCGCCTAGTTTTTAAAGCAAACGAAATTTCAGCTTCCTTTTCACACGCCCAGTTTTTTACCTTGCAGACATCCGGCTGCTACCCCCACAGATCGCTATATATCTTCCAAGAATCGAGGACATGACTAATATCACCAACACATAGAAGAAACTTGGCCGCTATCCTGCACCAACCCAAACAAAGAAGCACCATCAGTAAACTAAGGAAGAACGCACAACATCCTCCTTGTCTTCCTGCCCAATCTTAATAAAAGATTTAGCTATAGAAAACAAAAGGTTCTTTTACCAAAAGTATCAAAAAAGAACCAGTAAATATGCATTTACATATGCCCTTTTATTTCTGGCTGACCCTCAAAATAGCCTCATAGACACCTGAACCTGGGTATACCAAATCGTGcatcaaaatttagaaccaataaAGGGAATAATTTAGAAGCATGAACCCCTTCGGCCATAATTGAGAACATTTCTCCCAGCCATATCAAGCCGCCAATGCAGGCGGAAGACTCATACCACGGTGGAGAAGTCCCAAGTTGAGAGATACCGAGACAGGGGAGGGGATCCACCTGTCCTGCTCAGTCGTCGACTACAGCTAGCACTCTATCGCTGACTGCATCTACTTGGCACAACTAATTGTGGAAGATTTTGATCACACATTGATTGGAAACCATTTTTGTTTCAGTGATATAGGAACAAAGAATACTGGGGTGCTTGATTTTGCATTGTGATGATAAAGATaaataaaaggtgaagaaagattcTATGCAGCTGGAAGAACTGAGACTTAATGTAGCTaaaaacaacaaataaataaaTGCCTGCTCCCAAACAACCTTTTCTTAAAATTTTGAGACCGTTCCCATTTGAAATTTCTGAAGGCCAAACCGTAAGTACTAACCACATGGCAAGTGGTTTAGCTGGTTTAAAGTGTTCGTATGCATGACACATTAATAATAGGCATGGTACTATGATCTAGCAGATAAAGCTGAATGGAAAACAATACATGagtgacaaaataaaaatgacaTCTTAATATCCAGTGCAACTATTTTTGAGGAAAGGATCACCTTTTCTAGCCACGATACCATTTTTTCCGATGGAGCAAGCCTGTTGTCTGGGTTAATCGTGTTCCATTTACCAAGTACCTATTAACCAGAAAAATTACTCCATGTAAGAATTGAGTAGTTTAGAGAAAAGGCACGGTGAAAAGAAAGTCAAGCTGATGCCTGATCTGCTACATGGGTCTATATAATCAACCTAAGCTGTCAACATAGGCCTTGTAGATATAAAAAATATCAATAAATCCCATGGTGTTACCAGGCCCGGCCCATACTTTTTCAGGGCCCAGGTGCAAAATGTTAGAAATGGGCCTTTATTCACACGCAACCTATCAAAATAGTATATTTTTGAAGCTAAAAAGGGAAGGCTCTTATTATATTAACAAAGAATATTCATTACATAGGCACATAGCATAGATCAATGATCTTTTGACTCTCAAAATGACAGAACAATGACTCTAAAAATGATAGTATTCGTGATTTGTCTCAATCAAGCGTACTAATCATGGTTCCACAAAGTCATGATTAATCATGGCGTGACAAAGCAGAACATGTCTTTCTTCTGTAAAAGGAATTGTCAAAATTGATGATTAGATGAAGCTTTTGAGTTATGGATATAAAGCTAATGCATTCACTTACATTTGCATTCACTTACGGAATTTTTTTACTTCTCCGAAATCAAGTCCCAAACGGCTGTTTCATCTGGAAAAAAATAGAAACGTTCAGAATTGATGGGGGGGAAGTTTGGGGAACGATGGATACATTGAGCTGTCTTCTTTGGCCTCTGTTAATGGCTGGCCGCAACATCGGATTTGGGGGAGAAGGAGACGAGGAGACAAGACGAGTCGACTCGTGTGTCTGCTGGAGCACTGAAGTCGTCGAGAGAACAGAGACAAGGAGAAGTCCAGAACGATACCGAACAAAGAAATTGATCGATTCCTGGAGTGGAACTCTAGTCTCATACGAGCTGGCTTGGTGTGGGTGGGCTGCACATAAATACATGGGCCTTTATTCTAAAACAATCAGAAACATCAATTAGTAGTAATGAAACTATTAGCTGGGCCGGGGCCCCTGGCTCGGTGGGGCCCAGTGCAGGCGCACTGTTTGCCCGGCCTGTGGGCCGGCTCTGGGTGTTACTGAAACTAGGAAGAGCATAAAGAAAACCTCGGCAGAAGCTAACTTTAGACCAGATTAATTAAAACTTAATCCTTCGAGTTTAAATGTTATGCATTAATACATGAATTCACATTAGCCCTCTATTCTATGAAGTTGAAATCTTTGTCTAGAATGATTACATTAGACGAGTAAACCATAATTTACGGCACAACAGGGACCATGCGTATATCTAACGCATACCTCAACCTAAACCCTTTGACTACGAATGCCATTTAGATATAAACAACTGGATTATGCTCTATTATTTCCTCCATGCACATGCCAACACAAACCTAAATAAGAGGAAGGGTCAACGTAAGTACCCcgttagaaaaaaataaaaaatgtgctTTTCTAGGGAAAGCAAAGGAAACTTCTGCTGTTAGTAATAAATATACATAAGAAATGAAAGTAGCATGCACTAATTTTGAATTGTACCTTGCACATGCATCAGTAGGGCCAGATGGAATTGAATCTAGAACTCCATACATTCCAATATTCCATATAGAACTAAGAGGACATTTGTTGTATCGGTTTGACATCAGAAAATAAGTCAATGACAATCATCTTACCAATCGTAATAGATTGAAGTAGTGCCTGCAAGAAAAATAAAGCAAATATTATCTTCATCTAAAGGATAGGCAACTGCTATACATGCCGAAGGTAACATGTGCATACAGGTGTCCATATTATTATTAACAATATTTTTCTACTTTGCTTTCATTTAGTACTGAACCAAGTATTCTCTATAAGCTTATAGATCAAATAAATATAGCACGAGACAATGAAGTACCTTCAATGGCGTTGCATCCTTCCAACACAATAAGTAAAAGGCAGCCTCATCTTTCTTTCTGGAACACATTGAAGAGCTTGATTACACTCCACCAATGAAGGTAGCAACAGGGTGAATCAATGTACTGCAAACTGACACGATTTTGTAATCAGGTCTTTACACAAACATAAGCAAATATAAGCATACACTTTTTCTGCTGAAAGTTACAACTAAGGTCTGAATTAACCTTTACTTTAGAATTAACTTATTTTCAGTGCTCAAGGAGCACGTCGAGATTACAATTGAAAACGGCCAAACAAATCCAAAACAGGCACAAGAACGCATTAGCTTATGGTCACAGGTATATCCTCAAACAAGTCCTGCACAGGTCAAACACGGATCAAAACAAGCCAAAAGATTTGGGAAATGCCCAGGATGAAACTGGGGAGTAGGCCACACGAAGACGTGGTCACCTTGATCGAGCAGAGACCAGGCTGGCGTGCTGATGCCCGCCGTCCTCCTCCATCAATTATGACAGCCACTGTCCTCCTGCAGACAGCCGCCGTCGTCCACCAGATTGGCTATTGCCCGATTCACCAGCCCATGACCTTGCCCTTGCCCGCTCAATCCCACCACACAGGCACGTTGGCCTCTCTCTCCCCCATCGATGTTGGGATCTGCAGGCCACACACCAAACCTTAataagagaaaaaaaagaaactaaATCCTACTTAGGAATCAGAAGAAGAAAATCACCTCGGAATgtgcaggaggaagaagatggtggTGCAACCCGATTCGGCCACCGTCGCCGCCCCACTGCTTCTTACCCGCTGCCGCCAGCCTCTCCGCTCCTTCCCCACACCGTCGGCCTCTCTTGCCTTGGAACCGCCGAACCCACACGCACCTGGTCGTACGCCCAGATCTCGGTCGGAGGTAGAACTCGTCGCCCATCTCCGCGCCGCCAACCGCGGCGTGGAGATGAAGGAAACCACTGCCGGGGCTTGCGCGCGCCGCCTTCCACTGCCACGTCCAGCCGCCGCCTTCCACCGCGCCGTCCAGCCGCCGTCGTCGCTAGGCGCGCGAGCCCTGCCGCTGCCGGCTCCCGCGTCCAGCCGTCTCCGTCACTCGAGCGCTGCTCCCGTGGATTAgggaaggaggagaggacgagGTGGGGATTGGACGAGGAGCAAAGGAGGGATGTGATGGGGAGGAGCAGAAGCGGGATTGGgggaggaggaaggaggcggccgaTTGGGGACGGGTGCGGAGAaagctagggttttcacccgatCGAAAATGAAAGCGAAATAAGGCGATGCGAACGAGCACGTTTCGCTGTGTCTGTTGGCCGGACCTGCACACGCTCTGGCCCAGCCGTCATGCACGCAGCAGCAGAAGCAACTGGTAAAAAAAAAGTAAGCGCATCCGACGGCTGTGGTAGAAAGTGGGAACCAGATTTTACTGTAGAGGTCAAAACGTGCGATCCAGATTgatttgcccctctcagacccctGGCTGGCTGGGTAGTGTTGTAACATTTATAGGAAGAATTCAGAAAGAAGGTGATATGACGCTACAACTTTAGTGAAATTGACATTTTCTCAGTTGCATACAGGATCAACTCCAAACAAAGTTATAACTGAGATCTGAGATTCTTTAATTCTAACAAGATCCAAAAGAAGCACATGGGCTGCGCGAAGTAATTAGATCGTTTGAAATGTTCGTGGAGAAAATGTAAATGTGTTCAGTTGTGAACTGGTCGGATCAATGCGTCACGTTCAAGCTAGTTGTGAACTGGCCTGTCATCTAAAGTGATGAACGTAGGAGGTACGGGGAGCCTTGCCAGGCCATCCAAGATAGGCCACTCGGCACGCAAGGGCCGGGCGAGCGCCTCGTTCGATAATGTGTCGCGGCACTCTGGTGCTGGATGTACTCGATGGATGGTCGCTATGTTCCCAGCCAACTGAAGCGATGCTTCCGTCTTGTGCGCTGTTAGTTAATCACTGATGTCAGCTAGTCGGCTGAGATTTAGACGGACCCAACCGGTCATCGGCTTTGGGATAGATTGCGGGTGTGTATGTCTCCTTTTTTTCCTTGGTCTGTGGGTGGTCTTCTTCGTGGGTTCCTCTGTGTGGTTTGACCGATGTGGTTCTTTGGACTGGATCTTTGGAGACGGTTCATGCTGTCGGCGGCTCCTCTCTCGATGTCGGTGACTCTTCCATCAGCCAGGTTGTTCTTCCATTGATGTTGGCTGCTGATTTCTGTTGTTGTGCTTGCCGTTTGAACGGTCGCCTTTTCGGTGGTGCCGCTGCCGCCTCTGTTCATGTCGGTCCTCAAGGTATGTTATGTTCTTCCTGATTGATTCTCTCTATTGTTTTCTTATTTtgttgtgattgttgtttatttgttTTCTCCTTTCCTATTTCAGTTTATCAAATGTATGGTTCCCCTCCAGATGAGCAGCTTGCGACGACTGCCGGAGGGGGAAGAGATGGAGCAGCAACAATGTTGAAGGCAGCGAAATTAGCTACTAGGAGATGTTCCCCAACATCTCCCTCCCCCTCCCAGTTCTCTCTTCTGTTAACTACTGCTGCTCAGAGGGGAATTGCCCTACCCTTGCTCGCCTCCATTGCCACCGGAGGGGAGGTAGGTGGTGTGTCCGTCTTTCGCCGGGCCCTGTCCTGCCCTCCTTATGTCCTTCACCATGGCCTGCAAGGCCTCCTCCGCCGATCGGTGCTGGCATCTATCACCTCTTGCCATAGTTCGCAGCCGTCATCGTGGCCTCCTACTGCACCACATCCGCCCAGCTCAAGTGGATCCTTCTCTGCTTAGACATACCACACATGGTGTGTTCTCCCCATGCCTCTCGATGTCTTCTCTCCATGCCGTCCAGCATGTC contains the following coding sequences:
- the LOC124697672 gene encoding heat shock protein sti1 homolog, with the protein product MYGSYYELNSLAPAEELIRPRDQEWMHFGIILVVYSDRLNMDVVSAEERIVDLKSKGKEAFVKQDYFTAMYYYGMVMEIDPLDATLYANRSLCWLRMREGDRALLDARQCKTLRPGWAKAWYRQGSALSFMEDYRGAVGAFQEALRLDPASNEVKKALSEATSKAAARSF